CCCGGCGGGCATGACCACCGGCGAGGTGGCCACCAGTGACGGCGGCACCGCGCAGGAGTCGGTGACGCTGGGCGAGGGCAGCTACGACGTGTACGTGCACCTGTTCGCGTCGTCCGGCGCGCTGACCGTGCCCGGCCACGCCTGGGTCGTGCCGTCCGCCGCGGCCGGCAACCTCACGGCCACCCCGGCCACCCAGCCCGCCTCCGTCAACGGTGCCGCCACGGTGACCGCGACCTGGTCCGGGCTCACCGCGGGCGTGCGCTACCTCGGCGTGCTCACCTTCGGGGACGGCACCTCGGCCGTCGGCCGCTCGGTGTTCGCGATCACGGGCTGAATCCCGTGACGAAGAAAGGGGCGTCCTCCCGGCCGGGAGGACGCCCCTTTCGCACGCGGGTCAGTACTGCATGACGCAGTACACCACCGTCGGATGGGTGAACCGGTACCACCGGTTCCACTTGTAGTCCTTGGTGCACTTGTTGCCGTTCGAGGCGCCCGGCACGATGTCGATCACGTGCACTGTTCCCTTCGCCTTGCACTTGGCCGCAGCGGTGACGAAGCCGCTGCCCGTGGCGAACTTGTAGCAGTAGGTGCGCACCAGGTGCAGCTGCAGGCAGAGCCGGTAGCCGTCCACCGTGATGTACGGCCCCGCCGGGTCCGAGCAGCTGTTCTGCTTGTAGTCCACCGACAGCACCCGGTACGTGCCCTGGGAGCCGTTGCAGTTGCCCACCCCGAGGAACGTGCCGCTCACGTCGACGGAGATGCAGTCGCCGATCGAGACCGGCGCGGGCGGCGGCGCGGCCTCCGTGGTCGGCGGCGGCGGGGGAGGGGAGTACGTGTACTCCGACTGCGCCGCCGCGGGCGTGCGCGGCGAAGGCGCTTCACTCTTGTTCGCGTTGTACAGCACGAACCCGCCCACGCAGAGCCCCGCCAGGCACAGCACCAGCACGCCGGCGATCACGCCGATGATCAGGCCGGTGTTGTTCTTCTGCGGCGGCGGCAGCGGCGGGAACGGCGGCGGAGGCGGCGGGAACGCGCCCGGCGGCATCGGATCTGGGGGGCCCGGCGGGCCCGGCGGAGGTGGCAGCGTCACCCGTGGAGTCTCACACGGATCATCAAGCGCCGCCGAAACGGAGGTCCACAACAGACGGACTCCTCCGCGCGGGTGAGCCGCCCGCTCACCCGCGCGAGCGATCACTTCGCCCAGCTCAGCGCGCAGGATCAAGGCGCCACGAGAGCAAGGGAGAGAAGATGACCATCGCACGTGCCTTCGTCGCCGCGCCGCTGCTGCTGCTGGCGTACGGCGTCATCCGCATCATCGACGGACTGGACGGCGTACGCGGACCCGGCGTCGCCTGGACCACCGGCCACCTCGCGTTCGTGCTCGCGCTGGCGCTGTTCGTACCCGTCATGTGGACGATGCGGCGCCTGGCCGGAGCCGGGCGGGCCGCCACGGCCGCGGCCGCCGTCGGGTTCGCCGGGATCGCCGCGCTCACCGTGCAGTTCGGCATCGACCTGGTGCTCGGTTTCCTCGCCGCCGACAAGGCCGAGATGAGCGCCATGGCCCGCTCGATCATGGAGCTGCCGGGCGTGACGCCGGTGGTCTACACGTTCGGCCCGATGCTGTTCTACGTCGCGCAGGTGTGGCTGGTCGTCCAGCTCGCCATGCGCGGCCGGGTCAAGTGGTGGACGCCGGTGCTGGTGCTGACCGACATGATCCTGCCCTTCGTGAACAAGGACCTCATCCCGATCGGCGCTGTCTGCCTGCTGATCTCCTTCGCGCCGCTGATCCGCGCCGTGCGGGTGAGCGCCGCCGCCAGACCCGGCAACGCGGATCCAGCGGACCACACGGGCATCGCACAGCCGGCTCCGGTGGCCTGAGCGTGCACGACGAGCACGCCCGGCGGGTGGCTGCCGTCCGCCGGGCCGGCTGCTCTGGCCGGGCCGGTTGGCTAGGCTGGGCGACCATGCGGCACGACTGGTGGCGGGACCTGGGCTTGGCCGCGCTGGTGCTGCTCGCGCAGTCGGCGCCGTTCCTCGTGACGCACCCGGCTGCGGGCGGCGACTGGCCCCTGGTGTCCTGGCTGCCGGTGGTGCTGTCCGCGCTGCCGGTCGCCGTGCGGCGGCGGTGGCCCGCGAGCTGCCTGCTGCTGTCGGCGATCGGCGTCGGCCTCTACGGCCTCGCCGAGACCGCTCCCGCCCAGCCCATCTGGTACGGCCCGCTCATCTGCATGTACGCGGTGGCGTACCAGTCCACCCGGGTGATCCGGATCGCCTCGCTCGCGGTCACCGCGCTGGGCATGCTGCTCACCATCGGCTCCCTGAACACGGCGGTACGCGAGCTGTCCACCTGGTCGGCCGCGTACGCCCTGGGCGCTCTCACCCGGGCCCGCCGGGAGACCGCGCGGGCCGCCGAGCGCCAGGCCGCGGAGCTGGCCGCCGAGCGCGAACGCGCCCGCATCGCCCAGGACCTGCACGACATCCTCGGCCACGCGTTCAGCCTGATGGTGGTGCAGGCCGAGGCGGGCGCGGCGGTCGCCCGCACCGACCCGGACCGCGCCGAACGCGCCTTCGACGCGATCGCCACGGCCGGCCGCGACGCGATGACCCAGCTGCGCACCACGGTCGGCGCGCTGCACGACGCCGGGCGGGCGCCGCAGCCGACCCTGGCCGACCTGCCCGAGCTGCTGCGGCAGGTCGAGGACGCCGGGCTTGCCGCCCGCCTGGCCGAGCACGGACCACGACGGCCGGTGCCCGCCCAGGTGCAGCTCGCGGCATACCGCATGATCCAGGAGGCGATCACGAACGTGGTGAAGCACGCGGGCGCGACCTCGGTCGAGGTCGCACTCGACTGGCGGCCCGGGGAGCTGGCCGTCACGGTGACCGACGACGGGCGCGGGCCTGACGCCCGGGGGACCGGCGGGCACGGGCTGACCGGCATCGCCGAGCGGGTGGCCGCCGCCGGCGGCCGGGTGGCGTACGGGCCCGCGCCGGCGGGCGGATTCCGGGTGGAGGCGGTGTTCGGATGATCAGAGTGGTGGTCGCCGACGACCAGGAGCTGGTCCGGGCGGGGTTCGCGACGATCCTGTCGGTGCAGCCGGACGTCGAGGTGGTCGCCGAGGCGGGCACCGGCCGTGAGGCCGTCGCCGCGGTCGAGCGGCACCGGCCCGACGTCGCGCTGCTCGACATCCGCATGCCCGACCTCGACGGCATCGAGGCCGCCCGGCTGATCTGCGCGGACACGGACACCCGCGTGATCATGCTGACCACGTTCGACTCCGACGAGTACGTCTTCGCCGCGCTGCACGCCGGGGCCAGCGGCTTCCTGCTCAAGGACGTTCGCCGCGACGACCTGCTGCACGCCGTGCGGGTCGTGCACGACGGGCAGTCGCTGCTCGCGCCCGGCGTCACCCGGCGGCTGATCGACGACGTGCTCGCGGTGCACCGCCGTGAGGGCCGCGCGCACGTGCGCCAGGTGCCGGGGCTGGAGCAGCTCACCGACCGCGAGCGGGAGACGCTGGTGCTGCTCGGCCGGGGACTGTCCAACGCCGAGCTGGCCAAGGCCCTGTTCGTCACCGAGAACACGGTGAAGACCCACGTCAGCAACGTGCTGAGCAAGCTCGGTCTGCGCGACCGGGTGCAGGCGGTGATCTGCGCGTACGAGTCGGGCCTGATCGCGCCGGGCGGCTGACCGCTTCCTGCCATGAGTGATCTCCAGCGGCTCTTGGCTGGACGGCGATCGGCGTGGATGATTCCGGCGGAGTCTCAGCGGAGGGAGCACCGGTGAAGGCGATCGTCGGGAGTCCGGCCTCGTGGTGGCGGGTCGCACTGGTCACGGTGGGCGTGCTGGGGCTGCTGTCGGGCACCCACCGGCTGACCTTCTACACCAGCCAGACCACGGTCGTCGCGCTCGGCTACTTCGGCGGCGTCCTGTACTGGTCGGTGCGCCGCGGCACGAGCGACCCGGCCGCGCCCCGGCTGCGCGGCGCGGTCACCCTCTGGATCATGATCACCATGCTGGTGTCGCACTTCGTGAACAACCACGGGGAGAACCCGCTGCCCGGCCTCGTCGACCCCGATCCGGCGACGGCGCTGGTGAACCGGTCCACGTTCCTGCTGCACTACGTGCTGCCCCTGATGGTGCTGGCGGACTGGCTGGCCTTCGGGCCGCGCCGGGTCACGCGCTGGAGCGACCTGCCGCTGTGGCTGATCTGGCCGACGGCGTACGTGGTGCTGTCGGTGTTCCGCGCGTTCGCCTTCCCTACGGCGGAGAACCGGTACCCGTACGGCTTCCTGGACCCGACCGAGGGCGGTTACGGCTCGGTCGTCGTCGGAGTGCTGCGCCTCGCCGTCGGCATCTCGCTGCTCGGCGCCGCGTTGATCGGGGTGGACCGCCTGCTCGGCCGCCGTTCCGCGCCTGCCGGCAGCACCGGCCCCGCGCCCGATCAGGCGGCCACGTCGCCGGCCGCCTGACGGGGTCAGATCCCGCCGCCGGGCTGTGCTCGTGCGAGGCGCAGCTGCTCGAGCACAGCCGTGTCGGCGGCGAGTCCCGGGAGGCCGACCTCCCGGTCGAGTGCCACGACGAGTTCGAGTTCGCCGATCGCGCGGTCGAGATCGCCGTTGTCCCGATGGATCATCGCGATGTTGTAGCGGGTGACCCCCTCGCCCGCCCGGTCGCCGACCTCCTGCCGGATGAGCAGGCTCTGCTCGTAGCAGGCCAGGGCCTGCCTGCGGTCGCCCAGGCCGTGGTACGCGCTGCCGATGTTGTTGAGAGTGATCGCTTCCTCGGCCCGGCTGTCGGTCTCGCGCACGAGGCTCAGGGCCTGTTCGTAGCAGGCCAGGGCCTGCCGCCGGTCGCCCAGCCCGCTGTACACGCTGCCGATGTTGCTGAGCGTGGCGGCCTCGCCCGCCCGGTCGCCGACCTCCCGGCGGATGGGCAGGGCCTGCGCATAGCAGGCCAGGGCCCGTTGCCAGTCGCCCAGCGCGTTGTGCGCGAGACCCATGTTGTTGAGCGCCGCCGCTTCGTGGGCGCGGCTGCCGATCTCCTGCAGGATGGGCAGGGCTTGCTGGTGGTACGCCAGGGCCCGCCGGTCGTCGCGCAGAGCGTGGTAGGTGCTGCCGATGCTGTTGAGGGTGATCGCCTCGCCGGCCCGGTCGCCGATCTCCCGCATCAGGCGCAAGGCCCGCTCCAGGTAGGTCAGCGCACGCGGCTGGTCACCCATCGCGTGGTGGACGCTGCCCATGTTGCTGAGCGCGACCCCTTCGCCGACGCGGTCACCGACCTGCCGTAGCAGAGACAACGCCTGCTCGAAGTAGTCCAGGGACCGCCGGCGGTCGCCCAGCCTGGTGTACACGTTGCCGATGTTGCTGAGCGTGGCCGCCTCGCCGGCGCGGTCACCGGCTTCCCGCATGATGGCCAGCGCTTGCTCGTAGTGGGCCAGTGCCGGTCGAGGCTGTCCGGTGGCGGTCTCCGCCCAGCCCAGGAAGTAGAGGGCGGCCGCGTCCGGGCCGAGGGTCAGCGTCGCCTGCGACAGCGACGCCACGTCGGCGAACCGTGACCGGCTCAGCCACAGCACAGCGAGGCCGCTCCCGGCCTCCCGGGCGATCACCGGCTCGCGGCCCGCCACCGCCAGCCGGTGCACCTCCGCCCAACGCGCGACCGACGTCACGACGTAGGCCCGGATTCCGCCGGTTCCATGACCCAGAGCTTGTGCAGGGACCGGGCGGCGGCGGCGCAGGCTTCGACGTACTCCTCTTCGGTGAGCAGGGGACGGATGAGCGGACGCAGCACGTTGGACACGAAGTAGCGGGGCTGGCGGGTCTCGGGGTCGGTGCCTTCCTCGATCAGGCCGAGTTCGGCGGCCCGCTTGACATGCTGGGCCGCGTCGGGGTGCTCGTGGATGGCGTACACCGTCTCGGCGGGGATGGGCAGTTCGACGACGTTGACCTTCGCGAGCATCTTCTGCAACTCGGCAGGCTGTGCGCCGAGGAGGTTCTTGGCGAGGATGGTCTCCCGCCGGAACTTGTCCGCCACGTTCTCGATGGCGGTGAGCAGGCCGTCGACGTCGAGGGTGGCATCCGCGACGATCCGGTCGAGCCAGTCGAGCAGGCGGGGGTTGCCGGCCGCCGCCTCGATGGCGCGCTGCCGGATGGAGAGATCGAGGCGAGACCCGGGCCGCAGGTTCGGCAGGTTCGTGATCTTCTTGATCTGCTCGACGGTGGTCAGGGTCTCCAGGGACTCCACGACCACGGTGGTCGCGGCCGGCGCCGGGAATCGGTAGCGGCTGGTGATGATGACCCGGCTGGGGCTGCCGGTGTCCCTGATCGCCTTGAGCAGCGCCGGGAGGATGTCGGCCAGCTCGCTGGAGAGCACGTGGCCACCGGCGCGCTCGTCGAGGTTGCCGTCCTCGAAGTCGTCGAAGACGAACAGGCAGGGGGTCTTGCCGAGGGGCCCGTCGACGTCGAGCAGATGCCGTAGCCGTACGGCGAGGGGGGCCTGCTCGTTGTCGAGCAGCTTGGCCGCCTCGATCTGCTGCTCCAAGGTGGGGAAGGTGACCTTGGTGGTGAGTTCCCGGAACTTCGTCAGGTCCACCTTGCCGTACCAGACGGCGCGCTGGTGGGTCGGCATCCGCTCCAGCAGCCGGGAGGCGAGGCTGCTCTTGCCGAGGCCGCCCATGCCGTGCAGGACCAGCGCCTCGGCGGCGCCCGCGGTCCCCGAAGACTGCTTGAGGGTACGCAGGCAGCGCTGGATGATGCGGCGCCGCCCGACGAAGGCGGTGCGCGAGGCGACCCGGGACCGTTGCGTCTGCGGGTCCAGGAACTCCTGGTCGGCGCCTCGGATCGGGATCCGGGCACGTCCCCGGGTGTTCAGGGGAGTGACCATGGTCGTGAAGGGCGACCTGTCGGCGTACACGCGCAGCAGGTGCCAGTTGCTGCTCTCGGCGGCGTACAGCTGCCGGCGGGCTTCGATGACGGCCCGGTCGAGCGGCTCCCCGCCGGCCAGCGCCTGGTAGAGGTGGGCGGCGAACACGGTCGCCGAGACGTCGCCGACCGGCAGCGCCCAGCCGAGGACGGTCGGCGCTCCCGCGCGCACCAGGCTCTCGCTCATCGAGGGGAACGTGCCGCCGTCGGGGGCGTTGCCGGTCAGGCAGCCGGAGAGGAAGACCAGCCGCGGCCAGTGCCCGGACATGGCGTCGGCGATCTGGTCGGCGGTGACCGTGCTGAGCTGGCCGAGCTCGTCCTCGGCCAGGAAGGTGGGCTGCCCGTCGGCGCTGATGGTGGCGTGCCCGCTGAGGTGCAGCACGTCGAAGTACCCCGCGCCGTGGTCGCGGCTGAGGAAGCGCAGGCCCTCCAGGGTGCCGCTCTCCTCGACGACCAGCTCGGTGCCGGTGCGCGAGGTCGCGTCGAGGATGGCCGCCTCCTCCGCCTCGTAACTGAGCACGGGCTCGACCCCCTCCGGGGAGGTGGCCATGAACAGCACCCGCAGCGGGCGGTTGGGGAGATCGACGGTGGCCGGGCGGGCGGTGTTGGCGCCGATCGCCCGGACCGGCAGCAGCGGCGAGCGGCCGGCGACGGTCAGATAGGAGCCGCCGTCGGCGAGCAGCTCCCAGGGCAGGTGCCGCAGCCGCTCGGCTGCCGTGATACGCAGGATGGCCCCCTGCGGGCTCTCCAGGGCCGGGTCCAGCCATCGCTCGTCGCCGTCGAGGAAGGTGAACAGCTTCGCCCCGAGTTCGCCCAGCTGCGGTGAGTCGAACGCAGGCTGAGCGATCGCGTGTTGGCCGTAGTCGTGCTCAACGGCCTCGATCAGGTGATCGACAGCGGTCTTGTCCAGGCCGCGGGTCTTCGACGTCCCGTCACCGGTGTACAGCCGAAGCTCGCAGTAGTCGGAGGTCTGCTCGAAGATCTCGAGATGGAAGGTGCTCATGGGGATCGTCTCCTGCTCAGCGCCGCGAAACGGCGCGCTGGAAGACGATCTCCAGCTCCGCTTCGCTGACGACGGATACGTCGACCTGGGTGCCGTCGGAAACCAGGATCGTGACGGTGATGCCTTCCGGGCGGTGCGAGTGCCACCAGTCCCAGATCGTCTTGGCGGTCTGGGCGCCCGCGAACACGAGCCCGATGACCGCGACCACCAGCTCGGGGGAGCGCTGCAGCTCCACTGACGACACGTTGTCCCCCGGCCGGGCCTTCGACACGAGAGTGGCCCGCAACTCCGCGGCCCATTGCGCCGCATCGACGCCGGACACCTCGACAGTGGCTGAGCCCATTTCTACTCCCTCGTGATCTGCTGCAACTGGAAGAGGAAGTCGCGCATCTCGTCCGAAGCCGGATGGCCGGTCTGCTCGGCCAGCGCGACAGCCTCCCGCTGGGACTCCAGCGCCTCATCGACCCGGGCCATGTGCATCAGCAGAGCGGCCAGGTTGAAACGCGCCACCGCCTCCGCTCCGCGATCCTCCACGAGGCGGAGAATCTCTGCCACCTCCCGGAAGCCGTTCTCCGCCCCCATGAGATCGCCTTTTTCGAAGCGCAATGTCGCGATGTTGCTGAGGATGACGGCTTCGGCGCCGCGGTCGCCCAGCTCGCGCAGGATTGGCAGGGCCTGCTGAAAGCTGGCCAGCGCCAGCGGGTCTCCCGCAGCGTCGAGCGCGCTGCCGATGCCCGCGAGGGTGTCTGCTTCACCGGCGCGGTCGCCGACCTCCCGCCGGATGGACAGTGCGTGCTGGTAGCAGGTCAGCGCCCGCTGCGGGTCGTTCAGCGCGTCGAAGACGGCGCCGATGTTGTGCAGGGTGACGGCCTCGCCCGCGCGGTCGCCGACCTCCCGCCGGACGGACAGTGCCTGCTGGTAGCAGCTCAACGCCTGCTGCCAGTCGCCCAGCTCCTTGTGCGCGAGCCCGATGTTGTTCAGGACGACGGCTTCGCCTGCGCGGTCGCCGACGTCGCGCTGAATGGGCAGAGCCCGCCGGTAGTAGGTCAATGCCCGTTGCCGGTCGCCCAGCGCGTTGTGCGCGTGCCCGATGTTGTTGAGCACCCCCGCTTCGCCGGCGTGATCGCCGACCTCTCGCAAGATGGGCAGGGCCTGCTGGAAGTATTCCAGGGCCTGCTGCCGGTCACCGAGCCCGTCGTGCACGCTGCCGATGTTGTTCAGGGTGGCCGCTTCGCCCGCGCGGTTGCCGACCTCTCGCTGGATGGGCAGGGCCTGCTGGAAGTACTCCAGGGCCTGTTGCCGGTCGCCCAGCATGTAGTGCACGCTGCCGATGTTGTTCAGGGTGGCCGCTTCGCCCGCGCGGTCGCCCACCTCCCGCTGGATGGGCAGAGCCTGCTCGTAGTGGATCAGGGCCTTCCGGGGCCGCCCGGTGGAGGACAGGGCCCAGCCTAAGAAGTAGAGGGCGCTGGCGTCCGGGCCCAGGGTCAGCGTCGCGCGTGCCAAGGCCGCCATGTCGGCGAACCGTGACGTGCCCACCCATACCCGGGCTACCTCGTCTCCGACCTCAGCGGCGATGCTCTGCTCCCGGCCCGCGACCGCGAGCCGGTGCACCTCCACCCATTGTGCGACCGTCGCAGCGGACTCGGTGCGAGCCGGATGTTCCCACTCCGCAGCCATCCCCCGGGCAGCCGCTGAGCCTGAACCGTCCGTCAACTTCGGCACCCTCCCGCCTCGGCTCCCCGAGGCCCGGTGCCGGGCCTCGGCGTCGTATCACCGTCATCTGACGGACAGCCCGGCTCGTCCGCCGACCTGGTTCTGCGGCAGGCGGGTGGCGCGGATCCACGGTCCAGCACGGCGACACTCCCGGCACCTCGACCGTGCCGGCGCTCATCCCTCATCCCTCGTCATGCGCCGCAACTGGGCGAGGGCCACTCGCATGTCGAGCAGGTCGGGGTGCCCGGTCTGCTCGGCCAAGGCGATCGCCCGGCGCTGGGCCTCGACCGCCTCATCGAGTCTCGCCATGCGGATCAGCAGGATGGCAAGGTTGAACTCCGCGGAGGCCGCCGACGCTCGATCACCGACGAGGTGGAAGATCTTCAGCACGGCGCTCAGGGCGTCCTTCGCGCGGGCGAGATTGCCGTATCCAAAGTGGATCGCACCGATGTTGTTCAGGCTGATCGCTTCCCCGGCGCGGTCGCCCACCTGCCGCTGTATCCGCAATGCCTGTTTAAAGCAGGTCAATGCCTGCTGCCGCTCGCCCAGCCTGTTGTGCACGCTGCCGATGTTGTTGAGGGTGATCGCTTCCCCGGCGCGGTCGCCGACCTCGCGCCGCATGAGCAACGCCTGCTGGTAGTGATCCAGGGCCCGCTTCTGGTCGCCTAGCTCCTCGTGCACGTATCCGATGTTGCTGACGGTCGCCGCCTCGGCGGCGCGATCGCCGACCTCCCGCTGGAGGGGCAACGCCTGCCGGTAATGGTCGAGGGCCTGCTGCCAGCCGCCGAGCCTGGCGTGCACGCCGCCGATGTTGTTGAGGGTGATCGCTTCCCCGGCGCGGTTGCCGACCTCGCGCAGGATGGGCAGTGCCTGCTGGTAGTAGCTCAGGGCCTGGTGCCGGTCGCCCAGCCCGTTGTACGCGAGTCCGACGTTGCCGAGGGTGGCCGCTTCCCGGGCGGGGTCGCCGAGCTCGCGCAGGATGGGCAGTGCCTGCTGGTAGTAGCTCAGGGCCTGCTGCGGATCGCCCAGCCCGTGGTGCACGAGTCCGATGTTGTTGAGCGCGCCCGCTATGCCGCGGCGGTCGCCGAGCTCGCGCAGGATCGCCAGCGCCTGCCGGTAGTGGGTCAGGGCCTGCTGCCGGTCGCCGAGCCCGTCGTATACGAGGCCGATGTTGTTGAGGACGGCTGCCCGGGTGCCGCGGTCTCCGTCCTTCCCGAGAAGATCCAGCGCACACTCGTAGTTGGTCAGGGCTGGCCGGGGCTGTCCGGTGGCGAACAATGCCCAGCCCAGGTAGTACAGAGTCACGGCATCCGGGCCCAGGTCCAGCGTCGCTCGGGCCAGGGCCGCCACGTCGGCGAACCGTGACGTGCCCAGCCACAGCCGAGCGAGCCGATCCCCGACGTCGCGGGCGATCGCCTGCTCCCGCCCCGCCACTGCCAACCGGTGTACCTCAGCCCAGTGTGCCACCGTAGCGGTGGACTCGATACGAGCCGGATGTTCTCCTAACTCAGCGAGCGCGCTTGCGGCCATCGGGGCTGGGTCGCCCGTCAACTGTGGCATCCTTCCGCCTCGGCTCGGTCACGCCCGGCGCCGGGCGGTCTCCGCGGTGTCACGGTTGACTGACGGACGGCGCGGCTCGCTCTTTTCTCCAGGCGATGCGGTTCGCCATGTGACGCGAAAAGCATCGCAGACAGTGCCCCATAGCAGCATGCGCCAGCGAGATCGTCACTCGCACGGGTCAGCGGATGCGCTCGAACTCCAGGAAGCGGTATTCGACCAGGTCGTGCAGCAGCACCCACTGCAGCGCGTCGCCGCCGACCAGCGACTGCCAGTACTCCCCGGACAGCCGCAGCGGCCGCCCCGCCGCGACCAGGGCGCTGATCCACCGGTCCCGCGTCCGCCGCAGCTCCAGGTACGGCGTCAGGTCGATGTCGCGCACCAGCGTCAGCCCGTGCCCGGCGGCCAGCGTACGCACCTGGTTGACCGTGATCAGCGACGACGCGTGCCACCCGGCCCGGAACTCCTCCAGCCGCCGCGCCGCACGGGCCGAGGCCGGCGGCGACTTGGAGGCCAGGAAGTCGTCGCAGATCGCCAGCCGCCCGCCGGGCCGCAGCGAGCGCGCCGCCTCCCGGAAGTACCCGTCGGCGTCCGGGCTGTGCAGGAACGCCTCGATGGAGAACGTGAGATCCGCCTGTCCCGCCAGTTCGTCGGGCAGCGCGAGGTAGTCGCCTTCGCGGACGCGTACCCGATCGGCGGCTCCCGCCCTGGCGATCAACTCGGCGGCCCGCGCGGCCTGCACCGGGCTGAGGGTGATGCCGTCACCGCTGAGGTCGGCCCGCTCGGCGAGGTAGAGGAGGCTGGCCCCGAGCCCGCACCCGAGGTCCACGACGTCGGCCCGCCGGTCCACGTTGGACAGGATGTCCAGCAGGAGTTCGTCGACGTGATGGAACGCCGCCTCGCGTGTCTCCACTCCCGGGCCCCAGACGGCGCGGTGGATGGACGCGCCGCCCTGTCCCAGCCGCTCGAAGGCGGCCGCGTTGCGATCGTAGTAGCGCCGCACCCGGTCCCTGCGCGTCGCCGTGTCGGGCTGAGAGGTCATGGCCGGGTACTTTAGACCAGTTCCGCCACCCGCGCCCGGCGAGCGCATCGACGCTGGTCAACGGCCAGAGATGCGAACCGGTCCTGGTGCCCGCGCCGAGGAGCGGGGCCACCAGGACCGGGGTTTCAGGGAGGAAGGTCAGCCGGCGACGGCCACCGGTTCGCGGGCCTCCTCGGCCTGGCGCAGCTTCTCGCCCTCCACGTCCACATCGGGCAGTACGCGGTCCAGCCAGCGCGGCAGCCACCACGCCCCACGGCCGAGCAGCGACATCAGCGCCGGCACGATGGTCATCCGGACCACGAACGCGTCCACCAGCACGCCGAACGCCAGCGCGAAGCCGATCGACTGGATCAGCGTCTCACCCGAGAACACGAACCCGCCGAACACGCTGATCATGATGATGGCCGCGGCGGTGACCACCCGGGCGCCGTGCCGGAAGCCGGTGACGACCGCCTCTTTGGCCGGTGCGCCGTGCACATAGTCCTCGCGCATCCGGGTCACCAGGAACACCTGGTAGTCCATGGCCAGGCCGAACAGGATGCCGATGAGCAGCACCGGCAGCATGCTCATGATCGGCCCGGTCTGCTGTACGCCGAACAGGTCGCCGAGCCAGCCCCACTGGAACACGGCCACCACCGCGCCGAACGTCGCCGCGACGCTGAGCAGGAAGCCGAGCGTGGCCTTGAGCGGCACCAGGATCGACCGGAACACGAGCAGCAGCAGCAGGAACGCGAGCCCGACCACGATCGCCAGGTACGGCACGAGCGCGTCGTCGAGGGTGGTGGACACGTCGATGGCCAGCGCGGTGACGCCGGTGACCGCGATGGCGGCGCCGGTGCCCTCCGTGATGCCGGCGGCGCGGTCGCGGATGGTGTGCACCAGGTCGGCGGTGGCCGGGTCGTTCGGGCCGGTCTTCGGGATGACGGCGAGCAGCGCGGTCCGGCCGTCGGGGCTGACCCCGTTCGGCGCCGCGTAGAGCACGTTGTCCACGCCGGACAGGCGCATGGCCAGCGCACCGGGCACCTGCTGCGGGTCGGCCCCGGCGGGCAGGTCGGCGACGACCACCAGGGTGCCGTTGAAGCCCGGCCCGAAGCCGGTGGT
The Catellatospora sp. IY07-71 DNA segment above includes these coding regions:
- a CDS encoding sensor histidine kinase, with the translated sequence MRHDWWRDLGLAALVLLAQSAPFLVTHPAAGGDWPLVSWLPVVLSALPVAVRRRWPASCLLLSAIGVGLYGLAETAPAQPIWYGPLICMYAVAYQSTRVIRIASLAVTALGMLLTIGSLNTAVRELSTWSAAYALGALTRARRETARAAERQAAELAAERERARIAQDLHDILGHAFSLMVVQAEAGAAVARTDPDRAERAFDAIATAGRDAMTQLRTTVGALHDAGRAPQPTLADLPELLRQVEDAGLAARLAEHGPRRPVPAQVQLAAYRMIQEAITNVVKHAGATSVEVALDWRPGELAVTVTDDGRGPDARGTGGHGLTGIAERVAAAGGRVAYGPAPAGGFRVEAVFG
- a CDS encoding response regulator transcription factor, with translation MIRVVVADDQELVRAGFATILSVQPDVEVVAEAGTGREAVAAVERHRPDVALLDIRMPDLDGIEAARLICADTDTRVIMLTTFDSDEYVFAALHAGASGFLLKDVRRDDLLHAVRVVHDGQSLLAPGVTRRLIDDVLAVHRREGRAHVRQVPGLEQLTDRERETLVLLGRGLSNAELAKALFVTENTVKTHVSNVLSKLGLRDRVQAVICAYESGLIAPGG
- a CDS encoding Pr6Pr family membrane protein, with protein sequence MKAIVGSPASWWRVALVTVGVLGLLSGTHRLTFYTSQTTVVALGYFGGVLYWSVRRGTSDPAAPRLRGAVTLWIMITMLVSHFVNNHGENPLPGLVDPDPATALVNRSTFLLHYVLPLMVLADWLAFGPRRVTRWSDLPLWLIWPTAYVVLSVFRAFAFPTAENRYPYGFLDPTEGGYGSVVVGVLRLAVGISLLGAALIGVDRLLGRRSAPAGSTGPAPDQAATSPAA
- a CDS encoding tetratricopeptide repeat protein, whose protein sequence is MTSVARWAEVHRLAVAGREPVIAREAGSGLAVLWLSRSRFADVASLSQATLTLGPDAAALYFLGWAETATGQPRPALAHYEQALAIMREAGDRAGEAATLSNIGNVYTRLGDRRRSLDYFEQALSLLRQVGDRVGEGVALSNMGSVHHAMGDQPRALTYLERALRLMREIGDRAGEAITLNSIGSTYHALRDDRRALAYHQQALPILQEIGSRAHEAAALNNMGLAHNALGDWQRALACYAQALPIRREVGDRAGEAATLSNIGSVYSGLGDRRQALACYEQALSLVRETDSRAEEAITLNNIGSAYHGLGDRRQALACYEQSLLIRQEVGDRAGEGVTRYNIAMIHRDNGDLDRAIGELELVVALDREVGLPGLAADTAVLEQLRLARAQPGGGI
- a CDS encoding CHAT domain-containing protein, yielding MSTFHLEIFEQTSDYCELRLYTGDGTSKTRGLDKTAVDHLIEAVEHDYGQHAIAQPAFDSPQLGELGAKLFTFLDGDERWLDPALESPQGAILRITAAERLRHLPWELLADGGSYLTVAGRSPLLPVRAIGANTARPATVDLPNRPLRVLFMATSPEGVEPVLSYEAEEAAILDATSRTGTELVVEESGTLEGLRFLSRDHGAGYFDVLHLSGHATISADGQPTFLAEDELGQLSTVTADQIADAMSGHWPRLVFLSGCLTGNAPDGGTFPSMSESLVRAGAPTVLGWALPVGDVSATVFAAHLYQALAGGEPLDRAVIEARRQLYAAESSNWHLLRVYADRSPFTTMVTPLNTRGRARIPIRGADQEFLDPQTQRSRVASRTAFVGRRRIIQRCLRTLKQSSGTAGAAEALVLHGMGGLGKSSLASRLLERMPTHQRAVWYGKVDLTKFRELTTKVTFPTLEQQIEAAKLLDNEQAPLAVRLRHLLDVDGPLGKTPCLFVFDDFEDGNLDERAGGHVLSSELADILPALLKAIRDTGSPSRVIITSRYRFPAPAATTVVVESLETLTTVEQIKKITNLPNLRPGSRLDLSIRQRAIEAAAGNPRLLDWLDRIVADATLDVDGLLTAIENVADKFRRETILAKNLLGAQPAELQKMLAKVNVVELPIPAETVYAIHEHPDAAQHVKRAAELGLIEEGTDPETRQPRYFVSNVLRPLIRPLLTEEEYVEACAAAARSLHKLWVMEPAESGPTS
- a CDS encoding tetratricopeptide repeat protein, which codes for MHRLAVAGREQSIAAEVGDEVARVWVGTSRFADMAALARATLTLGPDASALYFLGWALSSTGRPRKALIHYEQALPIQREVGDRAGEAATLNNIGSVHYMLGDRQQALEYFQQALPIQREVGNRAGEAATLNNIGSVHDGLGDRQQALEYFQQALPILREVGDHAGEAGVLNNIGHAHNALGDRQRALTYYRRALPIQRDVGDRAGEAVVLNNIGLAHKELGDWQQALSCYQQALSVRREVGDRAGEAVTLHNIGAVFDALNDPQRALTCYQHALSIRREVGDRAGEADTLAGIGSALDAAGDPLALASFQQALPILRELGDRGAEAVILSNIATLRFEKGDLMGAENGFREVAEILRLVEDRGAEAVARFNLAALLMHMARVDEALESQREAVALAEQTGHPASDEMRDFLFQLQQITRE